Proteins co-encoded in one Lasioglossum baleicum chromosome 3, iyLasBale1, whole genome shotgun sequence genomic window:
- the LOC143207225 gene encoding uncharacterized protein LOC143207225, with translation MAKREIITSNSLATDNDYKKDVDLSIKWNRYILKPMGVWPRSRHVSQLELCFNWLINAVCYSLISFLFAPCYLYVSLEVEEVYDKLKLYGPLMFCVMACVKYYSLMAHTNDIRECIKCIEWDWGNVNHSEDRGIMVANAIFGRRLVKICTFFMFSGFVFYYIAIPISVGTIAIEGANRTFIPLAFPVSKLIVDTQRNPSNQIFFSIQFFGGMLIHAIAAGACCLAVAFAVHAYGQMQVLMCWMSHLVDGRVDMSNTTNGRIAKIVNQHVRIQKYVNIVVFTPLLCVVVNFDLVYVKIATELEACVVHASRFKMLRTIEQRSAIKVCVKLNKSATDTFDMIRAAYKGEAMVGVYGDSVQVATSRWRIGVDEGSVQEATFRHGLGVDGDSVQEATSRHRSGVVGDSVQEATSRRVNGVLEESRAKDMTAIITYATILASLIFNIFIFCYIGELVAEQYRKVGQMSYMIDWYRLPKNTKLGVVLIMAMSSTPTKLTAGRLVKLSLASFSDVMKTSVAFLNMLRRLTDTRE, from the exons ATGGCGAAGCGGGAGATTATCACCTCGAATTCTTTGGCTACGGATAACGACTACAAAAAGGACGTGGATCTAAGCATAAAGTGGAATCGTTACATACTGAAGCCGATGGGTGTTTGGCCTCGTTCGCGCCATGTTTCGCAGCTCGAACTATGTTTTAACTGGCTGATAAACGCCGTTTGCTACTCCCTAATAAGCTTCCTGTTTGCACCCTGTTACCTGTACGTGTCGCTCGAAGTAGAAGAAGTCTACGATAAGTTGAAGTTGTATGGCCCGTTGATGTTCTGCGTGATGGCCTGCGTCAAGTACTACTCGCTGATGGCTCACACGAATGATATTCGCGAATGCATTAAATGCATCGAATGGGACTGGGGGAATGTGAACCACTCGGAGGATAGGGGGATCATGGTAGCGAATGCAATTTTTGGCAGACGATTAGTGAAAATATGCACGTTCttcatgttcagcggattcgtgTTCTATTACATTGCGATACCCATAAGCGTCGGAACAATCGCGATCGAGGGGGCAAACCGAACCTTCATTCCTCTTGCGTTTCCCGTTTCCAAGCTGATCGTTGATACTCAACGTAATCCGTCGAATCAGATCTTCTTCTCAATACAATTCTTTGGTGGGATGCTAATCCACGCAATTGCGGCAGGGGCGTGCTGTCTGGCGGTTGCTTTTGCGGTGCATGCTTACGGACAAATGCAGGTCCTTATGTGTTGGATGTCACATTTGGTGGATGGCCGTGTTGACATGAGCAATACTACAAATGGGAGGATCGCAAAGATCGTGAATCAACACGTGAGGATACAGAAGTATGTAAATATTGTAGTTTTCACGCCGTTGCTCTGTGTAGTAGTCAATTTTGATCTAGTATA TGTCAAGATCGCGACAGAACTGGAAGCGTGTGTGGTGCACGCGTCGAGATTCAAGATGCTGCGAACAATCGAGCAGCGTTCTGCCATCAAAGTTTGCGTTAAACTTAACAAATCTGCTACGGATACTTTTGATATGATCCGTGCGGCTTATAAGGGCGAAGCCAT GGTCGGTGTCTACGGAGATTCGGTGCAGGTGGCGACGTCTCGTTGGAGGATCGGTGTCGATGAAGGTTCGGTGCAGGAGGCGACGTTTCGTCACGGGCTCGGTGTCGACGGAGATTCGGTGCAGGAggcgacgtctcgtcacaggagcggTGTCGTCGGAGATTCGGTGCAGGAGGCGACGTCTCGTCGAGTGAACGGGGTACTGGAG GAAAGCAGGGCGAAGGATATGACCGCAATTATAACATACGCAACAATACTTGCATCTCTCATCTTCAACATCttcatattttgttatattggcGAGCTGGTCGCTGAACAA TATAGAAAAGTTGGCCAGATGTCTTACATGATTGATTGGTATCGATTGCCAAAGAACACGAAACTCGGCGTAGTCCTGATAATGGCGATGTCCAGCACACCCACGAAACTTACTGCCGGAAGACTCGTTAAATTATCGTTGGCCAGCTTCAGCGAT GTTATGAAAACATCTGTAGCGTTCTTGAATATGTTGCGAAGATTGACTGACACGCGCGAATAA